The following coding sequences are from one Reyranella humidisoli window:
- a CDS encoding branched-chain amino acid ABC transporter permease: MFELLGIPPQALFGQLLLGLINGAFYAMLSLGLAVIFGMLNVINFTHGAQYMMGAFAAWLLLGIFDVPFWASLVIAPIIVGLFGIVLEKLILKRIYHLDHLYGFLLTFGLALVIEGLFQWKWGSSGAPYPNPIPGGFNLGFMFLPTYRGFVVVAALVICLATWYGIERTKLGAYLRAATENPTLVRAFGINVPRLITLTYGLGVALAALAGVLAAPIQQVSALMGVNLVLIVFAVVVIGGMGSIMGSIVTGFGLGLVEGLTKVFYPPASNTVIFVVMALVLLIKPAGLFGQTK, encoded by the coding sequence ATGTTCGAACTTCTAGGCATTCCTCCCCAGGCGCTGTTCGGCCAGCTTCTGCTCGGCCTGATCAACGGCGCCTTCTACGCCATGCTGAGCCTCGGCCTGGCCGTGATCTTCGGCATGCTGAACGTCATCAACTTCACGCACGGCGCCCAGTACATGATGGGCGCCTTCGCGGCCTGGCTGCTGCTCGGCATCTTCGACGTGCCGTTCTGGGCCTCGCTCGTCATCGCCCCGATCATCGTCGGCCTGTTCGGTATTGTTCTCGAGAAGCTGATATTGAAGCGCATCTATCATCTCGACCATCTCTACGGCTTCCTGCTGACCTTCGGCCTGGCGCTGGTGATCGAAGGTCTCTTCCAGTGGAAGTGGGGATCCTCGGGCGCTCCCTATCCCAACCCGATCCCCGGCGGCTTCAATCTCGGCTTCATGTTCCTGCCGACCTATCGAGGCTTCGTCGTGGTGGCGGCGCTCGTGATCTGCCTCGCCACCTGGTACGGCATCGAGCGCACCAAGCTCGGCGCCTATCTGCGCGCAGCCACCGAGAACCCGACACTGGTCCGCGCCTTCGGCATCAACGTGCCGCGCCTGATCACTCTCACCTACGGGCTGGGCGTGGCGCTGGCCGCGCTGGCGGGAGTGCTCGCCGCACCGATCCAGCAGGTATCGGCACTGATGGGCGTCAACCTCGTGTTGATCGTCTTCGCGGTCGTGGTGATCGGCGGCATGGGCTCGATCATGGGGTCGATCGTCACCGGCTTCGGCCTGGGCCTGGTCGAGGGCCTGACGAAGGTCTTCTACCCCCCGGCCTCCAACACGGTGATCTTCGTCGTCATGGCGCTCGTCCTGCTGATCAAGCCGGCCGGCCTGTTCGGGCAGACCAAATGA
- a CDS encoding ABC transporter ATP-binding protein, translating into MAETLLKVAGLQAWYGESHILHGVDFEIRRGELVTLLGRNGAGKTTTLRSIMGILGKRTGSITFEGRETIGMTSDYIARLGIAYCPEERGIFSSLNVDENLRLPPVVKPGGLSIEEIYKLFPNLLERRYSQGTKLSGGEQQMLAIGRILRTGATLLLLDEPTEGLAPVIVQRIGEIIRQLKSRGFTILLVEQNFHFAATVADRHYVMEDGRVIDTVASSDVQQSIGKLQSYLGV; encoded by the coding sequence ATGGCTGAGACATTGTTGAAAGTCGCGGGCCTGCAGGCCTGGTACGGCGAGTCGCACATCCTGCACGGCGTCGATTTCGAGATCCGCCGCGGCGAGCTCGTTACCTTGCTGGGGCGCAACGGCGCGGGGAAGACCACGACCCTGCGGTCGATCATGGGCATCCTGGGCAAGCGCACGGGATCGATCACCTTCGAGGGAAGGGAGACGATCGGCATGACGTCCGATTACATCGCCCGCCTCGGCATCGCCTACTGCCCCGAGGAGCGCGGAATCTTCTCGAGCCTGAACGTCGACGAGAACCTGAGACTGCCTCCGGTCGTCAAGCCGGGCGGGCTTAGCATCGAGGAAATCTACAAGCTCTTCCCGAATCTTCTCGAGCGGCGGTACAGCCAGGGCACCAAGCTGTCCGGCGGCGAGCAGCAGATGCTGGCCATCGGCCGGATTTTGCGCACCGGCGCCACGCTGCTGCTGCTCGACGAGCCGACGGAAGGGCTGGCGCCAGTCATCGTCCAGCGCATCGGCGAAATCATCCGCCAGCTCAAGAGCCGGGGCTTCACCATCCTGCTGGTCGAACAGAACTTCCATTTCGCGGCCACGGTTGCGGACCGCCACTATGTGATGGAGGACGGGCGCGTGATCGACACGGTCGCCTCGAGCGACGTGCAGCAGAGCATCGGCAAGCTGCAATCCTATCTGGGGGTATGA
- a CDS encoding ABC transporter ATP-binding protein has protein sequence MAKEEIILEATGLTKEFKGFIAVKNVNLRVKRHTIHALIGPNGAGKTTCFNLLTHFLSPTAGQIHFNGRNITGSSPAAIARMGLARSFQISAVFPHLSVRENVRVALQRKLGISFQFWRSENVLTRLDARALELVAAVGLAEFAEAQAVDLPYGRKRALEIATTLALEPEMMLLDEPMAGLGQEDIKRIASLIRTVAKDRTVLMVEHNMSVVADLSDTITVLARGEVLAEGPYATVSKHPAVVEAYVGTGHG, from the coding sequence ATGGCCAAAGAAGAAATAATTCTCGAGGCGACAGGACTGACGAAGGAGTTCAAGGGCTTCATCGCGGTCAAGAACGTCAATCTGCGGGTGAAGCGGCACACAATTCACGCGTTGATCGGGCCAAATGGCGCGGGCAAGACGACGTGCTTCAACCTGCTGACGCACTTCCTGTCGCCGACGGCCGGCCAGATCCATTTCAACGGGCGCAACATCACCGGCAGCTCGCCGGCCGCGATCGCCCGCATGGGGCTGGCCCGGTCCTTCCAGATCTCGGCCGTGTTTCCCCATCTCAGCGTGCGCGAGAACGTCCGCGTCGCCCTGCAACGCAAGCTGGGTATTTCCTTCCAGTTCTGGCGTTCCGAGAACGTGCTCACCCGGCTCGATGCCCGGGCGCTGGAACTGGTGGCCGCCGTCGGTCTCGCCGAATTCGCGGAAGCCCAGGCCGTCGACCTTCCCTATGGCCGCAAGCGCGCCCTGGAGATCGCCACCACCCTGGCTCTGGAGCCCGAGATGATGCTGCTCGACGAGCCGATGGCCGGCCTCGGGCAGGAAGACATCAAGCGAATCGCCTCCCTGATCCGCACCGTCGCCAAGGACCGCACCGTCCTGATGGTCGAGCACAACATGTCCGTCGTCGCCGACCTCTCGGACACGATCACCGTGCTGGCGCGCGGCGAAGTGCTGGCCGAGGGGCCTTACGCCACGGTCTCCAAACACCCCGCCGTCGTCGAGGCTTATGTCGGAACCGGTCATGGCTGA
- a CDS encoding ABC transporter substrate-binding protein: MKFKTSIRRAGAAAAVAGLAVVGLAAYAQAQAPQPLKIGVMEGFSGVYGDLTQGEVEAIQMAIDDFGGKVLGRPIEILQADHQTKPDVGAAIARKWYDVDGVKMITGIGTSSVALAVRKIAQEKGMIDINTGAASADLTGPACSPTGAHWVYDTYSLAKVTGGAVVKDGGDSWYFLTADYAFGHALERDVTAVVTAAGGKVLGGVRHPLSTQDFSSFLLQAQASKAKVIGLANAGQDTINSIKQAGEFGITKSGQRLAGLLVFSTDVAALTLPVAQGLVLTEAFYWDLNDETRAWTKRFRAKKDKIPSMLTVGVYSSTLHYLKAVQAAGTDDPKAVMAKMREIPVNDVMTKNGKLREDGRLERDMYLFQVKSPAESKSKDDIYKLIATVPGNEAFRPMKDGKCPFVKN, from the coding sequence ATGAAGTTCAAGACCAGCATCAGGCGCGCCGGAGCCGCCGCCGCCGTGGCCGGCCTCGCCGTCGTCGGCCTGGCGGCCTACGCCCAGGCCCAGGCGCCTCAGCCACTCAAGATCGGCGTCATGGAAGGCTTCTCGGGCGTCTATGGCGACCTGACCCAGGGTGAGGTCGAGGCCATCCAGATGGCGATCGACGATTTCGGCGGCAAGGTCCTCGGCCGTCCGATCGAAATCCTGCAGGCCGACCACCAGACCAAGCCCGATGTCGGCGCGGCCATCGCCCGCAAGTGGTACGACGTCGACGGCGTGAAGATGATCACCGGCATCGGCACATCGTCGGTGGCGCTGGCGGTGCGCAAGATTGCCCAGGAAAAGGGCATGATCGACATCAACACTGGCGCGGCCTCGGCCGACCTCACCGGTCCGGCCTGCTCGCCGACGGGCGCGCACTGGGTCTACGACACCTACTCGCTGGCCAAGGTGACCGGCGGCGCGGTCGTCAAGGACGGCGGCGACTCCTGGTACTTCCTCACCGCCGACTATGCGTTCGGCCATGCGCTGGAGCGCGACGTCACGGCGGTCGTTACGGCGGCCGGCGGCAAGGTGCTGGGCGGCGTCAGGCATCCGCTCAGCACGCAGGACTTCTCGTCGTTCCTGCTGCAGGCGCAGGCCTCGAAGGCCAAGGTCATCGGCCTTGCCAACGCGGGCCAGGACACGATCAACTCGATCAAGCAGGCCGGCGAGTTCGGCATCACCAAGAGTGGCCAGCGCCTCGCCGGCCTCCTGGTCTTCTCGACCGACGTGGCCGCTCTCACCCTGCCGGTGGCGCAGGGCCTCGTCCTCACCGAGGCGTTCTACTGGGATCTCAACGACGAGACCCGCGCCTGGACCAAGCGTTTCCGCGCCAAGAAGGACAAGATCCCCAGCATGCTGACGGTCGGCGTCTACAGCTCGACGCTGCACTATCTCAAGGCGGTGCAGGCCGCGGGGACCGACGACCCGAAAGCGGTGATGGCGAAGATGCGGGAAATCCCCGTCAACGACGTCATGACGAAGAACGGCAAGCTGCGCGAGGACGGCCGCCTGGAACGCGACATGTACCTGTTCCAGGTCAAGTCGCCGGCG